The Faecalibacterium prausnitzii genome includes a window with the following:
- a CDS encoding P1 family peptidase: MGIETNKWGFRVGRLPHGPRNKISDVPGVTVGHCTLADGNVQTGVTALLPHPGDVFHDKVLAASHVINGFGKTTGLVQIDELGTLETPILFTNTLSVGTVETALVKYMLQRNPDICETTGSVNPVVCECNDSGLNDIRGLHVTEEHVFAALADCRADFAEGAVGAGRGMRCHGLKGGIGSASRQVELDGKTYTIGALVLSNHAVFDDLVVAGTPIQTLLDAKIPPHEDKGSIITVLATDIPLSERQLRRLCHRALVGLSRTGSYCGNGSGEIVIAFTTANRMPHYADTAILPMAILHDDAINPLFRAVAECVEESVLSSLLHAETVTGNHGRTVRCLTELLSR; the protein is encoded by the coding sequence ATGGGAATCGAAACGAACAAATGGGGCTTCCGGGTCGGCAGACTGCCGCACGGGCCGCGGAACAAGATCAGCGATGTGCCGGGCGTGACGGTGGGGCACTGCACACTGGCGGACGGCAATGTCCAGACCGGCGTGACGGCTCTGCTGCCGCATCCGGGCGATGTGTTCCACGATAAGGTGCTGGCGGCCAGCCATGTCATCAACGGCTTCGGCAAGACGACCGGCCTGGTCCAGATCGACGAGCTGGGGACGCTGGAAACGCCGATCCTGTTCACCAATACCCTCAGTGTGGGCACCGTGGAGACGGCACTGGTGAAGTATATGCTGCAGCGTAATCCGGATATTTGCGAGACCACCGGCAGCGTGAACCCGGTCGTCTGCGAGTGCAACGACAGCGGCCTGAACGACATCCGGGGCCTGCATGTGACCGAAGAGCATGTCTTTGCCGCGTTGGCCGACTGCCGGGCCGATTTTGCCGAGGGTGCCGTCGGAGCCGGGCGCGGGATGCGCTGCCACGGCCTGAAAGGCGGCATCGGGTCGGCATCCCGGCAGGTGGAGCTGGACGGGAAGACCTACACCATCGGTGCGCTCGTCCTCTCGAACCATGCCGTTTTCGACGACCTCGTCGTGGCGGGGACGCCCATCCAGACGTTGCTGGATGCGAAGATCCCGCCTCATGAGGACAAAGGCTCCATCATCACGGTGCTGGCTACGGACATCCCGCTCAGCGAGCGCCAGCTGCGGCGGCTCTGCCACCGGGCGCTGGTGGGCCTGTCCCGCACTGGCTCCTACTGCGGCAACGGCAGCGGCGAGATCGTGATCGCCTTTACCACGGCCAACCGGATGCCGCATTACGCCGACACGGCCATCCTGCCCATGGCCATCCTCCACGACGACGCCATCAACCCGCTCTTCCGTGCGGTGGCAGAATGCGTGGAGGAAAGCGTTCTGAGCAGCCTGCTCCACGCCGAGACCGTGACCGGAAATCACGGCCGGACGGTGCGCTGCCTGACGGAATTGCTGTCCCGATAA
- a CDS encoding O-acetylhomoserine aminocarboxypropyltransferase/cysteine synthase family protein: MNRDTICVQGGYTPGNGEPRQIPIIQSTTFKYATSEDMGKLFDLEADGYFYSRLQNPTCDLVAKKICELEGGTAAMLTSSGQAANFFALFNLCEAGDHIVASSTIYGGTFNLISVTMKKMGITATFVDPLCSEEELDAAFQPNTKVVFGETIANPALTVLDIEKFANAAHAHGVPLIVDNTFPTPVNCRPFEWGADIVTHSTTKYMDGHGAVLGGAIVDSGRFDWMAHAEKFPGLCTPDDSYHGITYAERFGKEGAFITKATAQLMRDFGSMQSPMNAYMLNLGLESLHVRMQRHCDNGMAVAKFLEAHPKVAYVNYCGLESSPYHALAEKYLPDGSCGVVSFGLAGGREAASIFMKSLRLAAIETHVADARTCCLNPASSTHRQMTDEQLKAAGVPAELVRMSCGLESSEDLIADIAQALDKI, from the coding sequence ATGAACCGTGATACCATCTGTGTGCAGGGCGGTTATACGCCCGGCAACGGCGAGCCCCGCCAGATCCCCATCATCCAGTCCACCACCTTCAAATACGCCACCAGCGAGGATATGGGCAAGCTGTTCGACCTGGAGGCCGACGGCTATTTCTATTCCCGTTTGCAGAACCCTACCTGCGACCTGGTGGCCAAGAAGATCTGCGAGCTGGAGGGCGGCACGGCCGCGATGCTGACCAGCAGCGGTCAGGCCGCCAACTTCTTCGCGCTGTTCAATCTCTGTGAGGCGGGCGACCACATCGTGGCGTCCAGCACCATCTACGGCGGCACCTTCAACCTCATCTCCGTCACCATGAAGAAGATGGGCATCACCGCAACCTTCGTAGACCCGCTGTGCAGCGAGGAAGAGCTGGACGCCGCTTTCCAGCCCAACACCAAAGTCGTCTTTGGCGAGACCATCGCCAACCCTGCCCTGACCGTGCTGGACATTGAAAAGTTTGCAAACGCTGCACACGCACATGGGGTGCCGCTCATCGTGGACAACACCTTCCCGACCCCGGTCAACTGCCGCCCGTTCGAGTGGGGCGCGGACATCGTGACCCATTCCACCACCAAGTACATGGACGGCCACGGAGCGGTTCTGGGCGGTGCCATCGTGGACAGCGGCAGATTCGACTGGATGGCCCACGCCGAAAAGTTCCCCGGTCTGTGCACCCCGGACGACAGCTATCACGGCATCACCTACGCCGAGCGCTTCGGCAAAGAGGGAGCCTTCATCACCAAGGCCACGGCCCAGCTGATGCGCGACTTCGGCTCCATGCAGTCGCCCATGAATGCCTACATGCTGAACCTCGGTCTGGAAAGCCTGCATGTCCGGATGCAGCGCCACTGCGACAACGGCATGGCCGTGGCAAAGTTCCTGGAAGCACACCCCAAGGTGGCGTATGTGAACTACTGCGGTCTGGAGTCCAGCCCCTACCATGCGCTGGCCGAAAAGTACCTGCCCGACGGCAGCTGCGGCGTGGTGTCCTTCGGCCTGGCCGGTGGACGCGAAGCTGCCAGCATCTTTATGAAGTCCCTGCGTCTGGCCGCCATCGAGACCCATGTGGCCGACGCCCGCACCTGCTGCCTGAACCCGGCTTCCAGCACCCATCGCCAGATGACCGACGAGCAGCTGAAGGCTGCCGGTGTGCCGGCCGAGCTGGTCCGGATGAGCTGCGGTCTGGAAAGCAGCGAGGACCTGATCGCGGATATCGCACAGGCGCTCGACAAAATCTGA
- the metA gene encoding homoserine O-acetyltransferase MetA: MPLIIPKTLPAYDALYEENVFVMHRERAASQHIRPLEILILNLMPTKIATETQIARLLANTPLQVHMTLLQTASHAATHVSTAHLEAFYKTFDEVKNDRYDGMIITGAPVETMAFEQVDYWPELCEIMDFSETNVYSTLHVCWGAQAGLYYHYGVRKEILPQKMFGVFEHRVTRPSNPLVRGFDEVFYAPHSRHTGISRADVDRCEALRILAESDEAGPFLMSTENGRQIFVTGHPEYDKYTLDAEYKRDVAKGLPIAIPKNYYPGDDPEQPPLFRWRAHAHLLYENWLNYYVYQNTPYDLGAMERVKHEK, from the coding sequence ATGCCCCTGATCATCCCCAAAACGCTCCCCGCCTACGACGCCCTCTATGAGGAGAATGTCTTCGTCATGCACCGGGAGCGGGCGGCCTCCCAGCACATCCGCCCGCTGGAGATCCTGATCCTGAACCTGATGCCGACCAAGATCGCCACCGAGACCCAGATCGCCCGGCTGCTGGCCAACACACCGCTGCAGGTCCACATGACGCTGCTCCAGACGGCCAGCCACGCGGCTACCCATGTCTCCACGGCGCATCTGGAGGCCTTTTACAAGACCTTCGATGAAGTGAAGAACGACCGCTACGATGGCATGATCATCACCGGCGCACCGGTGGAGACGATGGCGTTTGAACAGGTGGATTACTGGCCGGAGCTGTGTGAGATCATGGACTTCAGCGAGACGAATGTCTACTCCACTTTGCATGTCTGCTGGGGCGCACAGGCGGGCCTGTACTATCACTACGGCGTCCGGAAGGAGATCCTGCCCCAGAAGATGTTCGGCGTGTTCGAGCACCGGGTCACCCGCCCGTCGAACCCGCTGGTCCGCGGCTTCGATGAGGTGTTCTACGCCCCCCACAGCCGCCACACCGGCATCTCCCGTGCGGATGTGGACCGCTGCGAGGCACTGCGCATCCTTGCCGAGAGCGACGAGGCCGGGCCGTTCCTCATGAGCACCGAAAACGGGCGGCAGATCTTCGTGACCGGCCACCCGGAGTATGATAAGTACACGCTGGATGCGGAGTACAAGCGGGATGTGGCAAAGGGCCTGCCCATCGCCATCCCGAAGAACTACTACCCCGGCGACGATCCGGAGCAGCCGCCCCTCTTCCGCTGGCGCGCCCATGCGCACCTGCTGTATGAGAACTGGCTGAACTATTACGTCTACCAGAACACGCCGTATGACCTGGGGGCCATGGAGCGGGTGAAACACGAAAAATAA